The Parashewanella tropica genome window below encodes:
- a CDS encoding trimeric intracellular cation channel family protein, with product MSEWIYFFDLWGTAVFALTGALAAGHHRMDPFGVLVLAGVTAVGGGSIRDALLGTTPVFWLQDPTYILIVLATVIATIIFNRTSPNAPWYVLPIADALGLALFTIIGTEKALSLGLSSISAVIMGVLTGVGGGIIRDVLCRQVPMVLRTEIYATASIVGGITYCLCLSISIDHFTSMCIAMSCAFAIRLAAIKWHLSLPAFDLKR from the coding sequence ATGAGTGAGTGGATTTATTTCTTTGATCTTTGGGGTACGGCTGTTTTTGCTCTAACTGGCGCGTTAGCAGCTGGTCATCATCGAATGGACCCATTTGGTGTATTGGTCTTGGCGGGTGTTACCGCTGTTGGTGGTGGCAGTATCAGAGATGCTTTATTAGGAACAACGCCCGTTTTTTGGTTACAAGATCCTACTTATATCTTGATTGTACTTGCGACAGTTATTGCGACGATCATTTTTAATCGCACCAGCCCCAACGCCCCTTGGTATGTTTTACCTATTGCCGATGCACTAGGGTTGGCTTTATTTACCATCATTGGTACTGAAAAAGCCTTAAGCCTAGGTTTAAGCAGTATTTCAGCAGTAATCATGGGAGTACTTACAGGTGTAGGAGGAGGCATTATTCGAGATGTTCTATGCCGACAAGTGCCCATGGTGCTCAGAACAGAAATTTACGCTACTGCATCCATAGTTGGTGGAATCACATACTGTTTGTGCTTATCCATTTCAATCGATCATTTCACTTCAATGTGTATTGCTATGAGCTGTGCCTTCGCGATTCGCTTAGCGGCAATCAAATGGCACTTATCCTTGCCTGCTTTTGATTTGAAGAGATAA
- the tyrS gene encoding tyrosine--tRNA ligase, with protein sequence MADLNKALAEIKRGTDEILLEADLIEKLKLGRPLKIKLGADPTAPDIHLGHTVILNKLRTFQELGHEVIFLIGDFTGMVGDPTGKNSTRPPLTKEQVLHNAETYKEQVFKILDPAKTRIEFNSSWLEELGAAGMIRLASQLTVARMLERDDFKKRYGSGQPIAIHEFMYPLLQGYDSVALKSDVELGGTDQKFNLLMGRELQKAEGQSPQTVIMMPLLEGLDGVKKMSKSANNYIGISEPAGEMFGKIMSISDELMWRYFELLSFRPLEEIEGFKQQIEAGSNPRDIKILLAKEIIARFHDEQAAEAAHQEFINRFQKGAMPDDIPEMDIEAGEGIALANLLKEAGLVASTSEAMRMVKQGAAKLDGEKLADAKQVFTAGEQGIFQVGKRKFAKVTLK encoded by the coding sequence ATGGCTGATTTAAACAAAGCATTGGCAGAAATTAAACGTGGGACTGATGAAATCCTACTAGAAGCAGATTTAATTGAAAAATTGAAACTAGGGCGACCGTTAAAAATTAAATTAGGCGCAGACCCAACCGCACCTGATATTCATCTTGGTCATACAGTTATTCTTAATAAGCTGAGAACATTCCAAGAGCTTGGCCACGAAGTGATTTTCCTTATTGGTGATTTCACTGGTATGGTGGGCGATCCAACAGGTAAAAATAGTACTCGTCCTCCTCTGACGAAAGAACAAGTTTTACATAATGCGGAAACCTATAAAGAGCAAGTGTTTAAAATCCTCGATCCTGCTAAAACTCGTATCGAATTTAACTCTAGCTGGTTAGAAGAATTAGGAGCAGCTGGTATGATCCGCTTGGCTTCACAGTTAACCGTTGCGCGTATGTTAGAACGTGATGACTTTAAAAAGCGTTACGGTTCAGGTCAGCCTATCGCCATCCATGAATTTATGTATCCTCTACTGCAAGGCTATGACTCAGTGGCACTTAAGTCTGATGTAGAGCTAGGGGGTACAGACCAAAAGTTCAATCTACTCATGGGGCGCGAACTACAAAAAGCAGAAGGTCAGTCGCCACAAACCGTGATCATGATGCCATTGCTTGAAGGCTTGGATGGCGTTAAGAAAATGTCTAAGTCTGCTAATAACTATATCGGTATTAGTGAGCCAGCAGGCGAAATGTTTGGCAAAATCATGTCGATTTCAGATGAGCTGATGTGGCGTTACTTTGAATTATTGTCATTCCGTCCACTTGAAGAGATTGAAGGCTTTAAGCAACAAATTGAAGCGGGTTCGAATCCACGCGATATTAAGATTTTGCTAGCTAAAGAAATCATCGCTCGTTTCCACGACGAACAAGCAGCAGAAGCGGCGCATCAAGAGTTCATTAATCGTTTCCAAAAAGGTGCAATGCCAGATGACATTCCAGAAATGGATATTGAAGCTGGCGAAGGTATTGCTTTAGCTAACTTACTAAAAGAAGCTGGGCTTGTTGCTTCAACCTCAGAAGCCATGCGTATGGTTAAACAAGGTGCAGCAAAACTTGATGGTGAAAAGTTGGCTGATGCTAAGCAAGTGTTTACGGCTGGTGAGCAAGGTATCTTCCAAGTGGGTAAGCGTAAATTTGCTAAGGTTACGTTGAAATAA
- a CDS encoding peptidoglycan DD-metalloendopeptidase family protein, producing MLRIFKLVHLLPTVHKVILAILLSISLIIILLPSEEAQASRQTPSSQLETNTLYSVPLAFRTPEPPKEITVKPKAVTQAIESVPPEVLQPKLQKGKLFKVRSGDTLARLFKRSGLTSREVYEITQLSLAKKNLLKILPGENIEIFKDSENRFAKLSYIIDPVTTLVISKQGDNYQQRLDKKQVETRTKFATTEIKTNFWNAGVDAGLTPNQIMQLAGIFTWDVDFALDIREGDSFALIFEQKYADGDFLENGNILAAEFINQGDRYTAVRYSNGQYYSETGRSMKKAFIRSPVDFTRVSSNFNPRRLHPVTGRVRPHNGVDYVAPVGTPIKATGRGKVIASSYSKYNGNYVFIKHNDTYTTKYLHLKKRKVRKGQSIKQGQIIGTLGATGRVTGAHLHYEFIVNGVHRNPRTVKLPKADSINRKQKADFLKISKVLMAQLEHNKQLHIAGSPLSSEPVSN from the coding sequence ATGTTACGGATTTTTAAATTAGTTCATTTATTGCCAACTGTGCATAAAGTAATCTTAGCTATACTGCTAAGCATTTCTTTGATCATCATTTTACTTCCATCAGAAGAAGCGCAGGCGTCCCGACAAACACCTTCAAGCCAACTCGAAACTAATACTCTATATTCGGTTCCTCTTGCTTTTAGAACTCCAGAACCTCCAAAAGAAATTACAGTAAAACCGAAAGCTGTTACTCAAGCTATCGAATCCGTACCACCTGAAGTGCTTCAGCCTAAATTGCAAAAGGGCAAGCTGTTTAAGGTTCGCTCTGGTGATACATTAGCTCGCCTATTTAAGCGCAGTGGGTTAACTTCAAGAGAAGTGTATGAGATCACCCAGTTGTCGTTAGCCAAAAAAAATCTGCTAAAAATTTTACCGGGTGAGAACATTGAGATTTTCAAAGACTCTGAAAATCGTTTTGCCAAACTCAGCTATATCATCGACCCAGTTACCACTCTAGTAATTAGTAAACAAGGCGATAATTATCAGCAGCGCCTTGATAAAAAGCAGGTAGAAACCCGTACTAAATTTGCTACAACAGAAATTAAAACTAACTTCTGGAATGCAGGAGTTGATGCAGGGCTTACACCCAATCAAATTATGCAACTTGCAGGGATTTTTACTTGGGACGTGGATTTTGCCTTAGACATTAGAGAAGGTGACAGTTTTGCTTTAATTTTTGAGCAAAAATATGCTGACGGTGATTTTCTTGAAAATGGTAATATTTTAGCTGCTGAGTTCATCAACCAAGGCGATCGCTATACCGCTGTTCGATACAGTAATGGGCAATACTACTCTGAAACGGGTCGTAGTATGAAAAAAGCCTTTATCCGCTCGCCAGTAGATTTCACTCGCGTAAGTTCGAACTTTAATCCAAGACGACTTCACCCTGTAACTGGCCGAGTTAGACCTCACAACGGAGTGGATTATGTCGCTCCTGTTGGCACGCCAATTAAAGCAACTGGCCGCGGAAAAGTCATCGCATCTTCATACAGTAAGTACAATGGTAATTATGTATTCATCAAACATAATGACACCTACACCACTAAATACTTACACCTTAAAAAACGTAAAGTGCGAAAAGGACAGAGTATAAAACAAGGGCAAATCATTGGTACTTTAGGTGCAACAGGTCGTGTCACTGGCGCCCATTTACACTATGAATTTATTGTGAATGGTGTGCACCGTAATCCTAGAACCGTGAAGTTGCCAAAAGCTGACTCAATCAACAGAAAACAAAAAGCTGATTTTCTTAAGATCAGTAAAGTTCTGATGGCACAGCTTGAACACAACAAACAGTTACATATTGCCGGTTCGCCATTATCTTCTGAGCCTGTCAGTAACTAA
- a CDS encoding DUF2721 domain-containing protein encodes MLENVHISLTTPALLFPAISLLLLAYTNRFFSLAALIRNLSDREKPVNSGQIKNLHKRIAIIKRMQESGVLAFAFCVLCMILIYFGFAHIGSLVFGFSLMLLLYSLLLSVIEIRISVDALNIHLEEMSEHK; translated from the coding sequence TTGCTAGAAAATGTTCATATTTCTTTGACCACTCCAGCATTACTTTTTCCTGCAATTTCATTGTTGTTGCTGGCTTACACTAATCGCTTTTTTTCTTTAGCCGCTCTAATTCGCAATTTGAGCGATAGAGAGAAACCCGTAAACAGTGGTCAAATAAAAAATCTTCACAAACGAATTGCCATTATCAAACGAATGCAAGAGTCAGGCGTCTTGGCCTTTGCCTTTTGTGTATTGTGTATGATCTTAATTTATTTTGGCTTTGCTCATATTGGCTCACTCGTTTTCGGTTTCAGCTTAATGCTGTTGCTATACTCTTTATTGCTTTCGGTAATTGAAATTCGAATTTCAGTTGATGCACTAAATATCCACCTTGAGGAAATGAGTGAACATAAATGA
- a CDS encoding succinate dehydrogenase assembly factor 2 has translation MELMNIARVRWACRRGMLELDVIFQPFVDAHYENLSEQDKAIFVRLLECEDPELFAWFMGHEDCPDPELAQMVITVRGRPKP, from the coding sequence TTGGAATTGATGAACATTGCTCGCGTCAGATGGGCTTGTCGTCGCGGTATGCTGGAGTTGGATGTGATTTTTCAACCATTTGTAGACGCACATTATGAAAACCTGTCAGAACAAGATAAAGCGATTTTTGTGCGTTTGTTAGAGTGTGAAGATCCTGAGTTGTTCGCTTGGTTTATGGGGCATGAAGACTGCCCAGATCCTGAGCTTGCTCAAATGGTTATTACTGTCCGTGGCCGTCCAAAACCATAG
- a CDS encoding protein YgfX, which yields MKTAQILSLLKWLLLSVAVQNHSFSLQASFMQRMAFLCFAALILSSFVAWPETELLLFNVFQVTVFSLSLAFLVKEFKALQQWKLAFQLSELGEFRKFDTVSTYKIEKLWVSDWFCAFYLMSANSKGKLKRVETVFVFKDMLPDSNYRHLSRILLSVR from the coding sequence ATGAAGACTGCCCAGATCCTGAGCTTGCTCAAATGGTTATTACTGTCCGTGGCCGTCCAAAACCATAGTTTCTCTTTACAGGCTTCTTTTATGCAGCGAATGGCTTTTCTTTGTTTCGCTGCGCTTATCCTATCCAGCTTTGTAGCTTGGCCTGAAACAGAACTTTTATTATTTAACGTATTCCAAGTTACGGTGTTTTCACTCAGTTTGGCTTTCTTAGTCAAAGAGTTCAAAGCATTACAACAATGGAAACTGGCGTTCCAATTAAGCGAGCTAGGTGAATTTAGAAAATTTGATACGGTAAGTACTTACAAGATTGAAAAGCTGTGGGTTTCTGATTGGTTTTGTGCGTTTTATTTGATGAGTGCAAATTCGAAAGGAAAACTGAAGCGAGTGGAAACTGTATTTGTGTTTAAAGACATGTTGCCGGACTCAAACTATCGTCATTTGAGTCGAATTCTTTTATCTGTTCGGTAA
- a CDS encoding PepSY-associated TM helix domain-containing protein, with amino-acid sequence MKSRTIKKLFSIHAWVGIITGILLFVIAFTGSLSVFGKPELKIWANPTYPSVEQMDMKKIEQLVNHYAQDIPKPYLEEVTIFLPSIRGFQNLTLFYEAHSGIEDSASEANKKPEERGYLIELDPVTYELVTKKEGTADELFESREYGMANFIIGFHADLHLGRPIGLLLTGVLGLTLLLSVVTGFIIHRKKLAQLFTFRREKNTTLTWNDGHKILGIWGMLFHGIIGFTGAFLGLIIVVLVPAAAFVSFEGDQDKLLETFTATPEVTVQHIAAPMKIAEVLETEKTTGGDREIASITIKEFGDKGALALVSVYGGSSIAFQTSVYNAADATFVERYSNLSKVEGFSGPIIDLMFPLHYGNFGGILVKLIWTILGLSTTLLPLTGMMLWIRRGLTSTNPEFTEKTYKRFNRFILGSCGGVVLASFALFPAQLLLDKLTAIENVGAAMFYVFFPIWGLCTLFAFFYKNEQQTAKLFTWITSLCLISILPIKLALFGYLSNGSNINPVAIGVDIICLLLGIGILYLLKQFQAQNENEPNNLTIEQGVNA; translated from the coding sequence ATGAAAAGTAGAACCATTAAAAAGCTCTTCAGCATTCACGCTTGGGTTGGCATCATCACGGGTATTTTACTGTTTGTAATTGCTTTTACAGGCTCACTGTCCGTTTTTGGTAAACCAGAATTAAAAATTTGGGCGAACCCCACCTACCCATCAGTTGAGCAAATGGATATGAAAAAAATTGAGCAATTGGTTAACCATTATGCTCAAGATATTCCAAAGCCGTATTTAGAAGAAGTGACCATCTTTTTACCCAGCATTCGTGGTTTTCAAAATCTCACTCTGTTTTATGAAGCACATAGCGGGATTGAGGACTCAGCTTCTGAAGCTAACAAAAAGCCAGAAGAGCGAGGTTATTTAATAGAGCTGGATCCTGTTACTTATGAGCTTGTAACGAAAAAAGAAGGCACCGCTGATGAACTCTTTGAATCCAGAGAGTATGGCATGGCTAACTTTATTATTGGCTTTCATGCTGACTTACATCTTGGTAGACCAATTGGTTTATTGTTGACTGGTGTTCTCGGGTTAACCTTATTACTCTCCGTCGTCACAGGTTTTATCATCCACCGCAAAAAATTAGCCCAGCTGTTTACCTTCCGTAGAGAGAAAAACACCACGTTAACTTGGAATGATGGTCACAAAATCCTTGGTATTTGGGGCATGCTATTTCATGGCATTATTGGATTTACCGGTGCATTCCTTGGGTTAATTATTGTTGTCTTGGTTCCTGCCGCCGCTTTTGTTAGCTTTGAAGGCGACCAAGATAAATTACTTGAAACCTTTACTGCAACGCCAGAGGTCACCGTTCAGCACATTGCCGCGCCTATGAAAATTGCAGAAGTATTAGAAACCGAAAAGACAACGGGTGGAGATAGAGAAATTGCTTCAATCACTATTAAAGAATTTGGTGATAAAGGCGCATTGGCATTAGTTAGTGTTTACGGTGGTAGCAGTATTGCCTTCCAAACTTCCGTTTATAACGCAGCAGATGCAACCTTTGTTGAACGCTATAGCAATTTAAGCAAAGTAGAAGGTTTTTCAGGACCCATTATCGACTTAATGTTCCCACTTCACTACGGTAACTTTGGTGGCATTTTAGTGAAACTGATTTGGACAATTCTTGGCTTATCGACCACATTACTGCCATTAACAGGCATGATGCTATGGATCAGACGCGGATTAACTTCAACCAATCCAGAATTCACTGAGAAGACTTACAAGCGCTTTAATCGCTTTATTCTTGGTAGTTGTGGCGGTGTTGTTCTGGCAAGTTTTGCATTATTCCCTGCTCAATTATTATTGGATAAATTGACTGCTATTGAAAACGTTGGCGCAGCGATGTTTTATGTATTCTTCCCAATTTGGGGCTTATGTACTCTGTTTGCTTTCTTTTATAAAAATGAACAACAAACCGCCAAACTATTTACTTGGATCACAAGCTTATGCTTAATCAGTATTCTTCCAATCAAACTGGCATTGTTTGGTTATCTGTCCAATGGTTCTAACATAAATCCTGTTGCCATTGGTGTAGACATTATTTGTTTATTGTTAGGTATTGGGATCTTGTATTTGTTAAAGCAGTTTCAAGCACAAAATGAAAACGAGCCTAATAACTTAACCATAGAGCAAGGAGTTAATGCATGA
- a CDS encoding TonB-dependent receptor: MKPTYLASVIKLGLMASVIAAPAVVAEEDKVERIVVTGLKIDRELQETPTSVAVVTEKQMEDEQLVSLYDVLDQIPNVAGNFGSDFSIRGVNAFNVSGGGNSYLASVYVDGAALPYRMIQQGGFNVWDVSQVEVLRGPQSTLQGRNALAGAIWITTQQPTYEWSGKARVTVGQHGQRDIAVAGGGELIDNQMAFRFSGEKNHYDGVVRNITRNEKSDYNENQTYRLKLLMEPEAIDGLSATLSYTYNDSEIGVPWVKGPGASASNRITNFNAPTYERTENDIVTLSVNYDFNLDWSLEAISTYLNADYGYEWDGDTGPEDKARLIDDRNDTTTSHELRLIYNGDALNLVFGGYYSNLKVEDKFHGPRSLSLAELNVPTLLVAPRDKGGLGLPQHLAQVVLAQYKNFDPAQINAKGHLNQEVTSAAVYSEFNYRLNEQFAIYGGLRYDYEKQRRESDNDVTIANTDALPDPEKIAKVNPLLARIVTGLNARVHKFAKDASGNEAPVEDSFNKLLPKLGVSYFINDDISTHFTFQQGYRSGGVGRNIARNEIYTYDSEYTNNYELSFRSAWLDNDLTLNANLFLLDWKDMQVLVDGLEGGNKGRFDKYTRNAGKAQVKGFEVELAYSINEEFSFNAGLGQAKSEFKDFSVQVENSKKEIETISYAGQSFAKAPEWTANMGFTYRNADGVFANINANYQDTSAAKLVHNGEAPSVRTNARTIVNARFGYNWENFGVFVTAKNLFDDDYLAAGAGGRSSFEFGKERQLSLNLTAEF; this comes from the coding sequence ATGAAACCAACATATCTAGCAAGTGTGATTAAACTCGGGTTAATGGCATCAGTTATTGCTGCACCAGCTGTTGTTGCAGAAGAAGACAAAGTCGAACGTATTGTTGTTACTGGTCTTAAAATTGACCGTGAACTTCAAGAAACTCCAACCAGTGTGGCTGTGGTTACTGAAAAACAAATGGAAGACGAGCAGTTAGTTAGCTTGTATGACGTTCTTGATCAGATCCCTAACGTTGCTGGTAACTTTGGTAGTGACTTCAGTATCCGTGGTGTAAATGCATTTAACGTATCTGGTGGTGGTAACAGTTATCTTGCTAGTGTGTATGTTGACGGCGCTGCTTTACCTTATCGTATGATCCAGCAAGGTGGATTTAATGTTTGGGATGTATCACAAGTAGAAGTACTTCGAGGCCCTCAGTCTACTCTGCAAGGTCGTAACGCACTGGCTGGTGCAATCTGGATCACAACTCAACAACCGACTTATGAATGGTCTGGTAAGGCTAGAGTTACAGTTGGCCAACATGGTCAACGTGACATTGCCGTTGCAGGTGGCGGTGAACTTATTGACAACCAAATGGCATTCCGTTTCAGTGGTGAAAAAAATCACTATGATGGCGTTGTTCGTAATATCACCCGTAATGAAAAGTCTGATTACAATGAAAACCAAACCTATCGTTTGAAACTGCTTATGGAGCCTGAGGCCATTGATGGTCTAAGCGCAACATTGAGTTATACCTATAACGATAGTGAAATTGGTGTACCTTGGGTAAAAGGCCCTGGCGCGAGCGCGAGTAATCGTATTACCAACTTCAATGCGCCAACGTATGAACGCACAGAAAATGACATTGTTACTTTATCTGTAAATTATGACTTCAACCTTGACTGGTCTTTGGAAGCGATTAGCACCTATCTCAATGCTGATTATGGTTATGAGTGGGACGGTGACACTGGGCCAGAAGATAAAGCACGCCTTATCGATGACCGTAATGACACTACAACAAGCCATGAATTACGCTTGATTTATAACGGCGATGCACTAAATCTTGTGTTTGGTGGTTATTACTCAAACTTGAAAGTGGAAGACAAGTTCCATGGACCTCGTTCTTTAAGTCTTGCAGAACTTAATGTTCCTACTTTATTGGTTGCTCCTAGAGATAAAGGTGGACTTGGTTTACCTCAGCACCTTGCTCAAGTGGTTCTTGCACAATACAAAAACTTCGACCCAGCTCAGATCAATGCCAAAGGTCATTTAAATCAAGAAGTGACTTCTGCTGCGGTTTACTCCGAATTTAATTATCGATTAAATGAGCAGTTCGCTATTTATGGTGGCTTACGTTATGACTATGAAAAGCAGCGTCGAGAGTCAGATAATGATGTAACCATCGCTAATACAGATGCTTTACCTGATCCTGAAAAAATCGCAAAGGTAAATCCATTGCTAGCTCGAATTGTAACTGGACTAAATGCAAGAGTTCATAAATTTGCAAAAGATGCTTCAGGTAATGAAGCCCCTGTTGAAGACAGCTTCAATAAATTGCTACCTAAATTAGGTGTAAGCTACTTTATCAATGATGACATCAGTACTCACTTTACGTTCCAGCAGGGCTATCGAAGTGGTGGTGTGGGTCGTAATATTGCGCGCAACGAAATTTATACCTATGACTCAGAGTACACAAACAACTATGAGTTGAGTTTCCGAAGCGCATGGTTAGATAATGATTTAACCTTAAATGCGAACCTATTCCTTCTTGATTGGAAAGACATGCAAGTTCTAGTCGATGGCCTTGAAGGTGGTAACAAAGGTCGTTTCGATAAATACACTCGTAATGCGGGTAAAGCACAAGTAAAAGGCTTTGAAGTTGAGCTAGCGTACAGCATAAATGAAGAGTTTAGCTTTAACGCAGGTCTTGGTCAGGCTAAATCTGAATTTAAAGACTTTAGTGTACAAGTAGAAAACTCAAAGAAAGAAATAGAGACGATTAGCTATGCAGGTCAATCATTTGCTAAAGCACCTGAATGGACGGCAAACATGGGCTTCACCTACCGTAATGCAGATGGTGTTTTTGCCAATATAAATGCTAACTATCAAGATACAAGTGCTGCAAAACTAGTTCACAATGGTGAAGCACCATCTGTTCGAACCAACGCTAGAACCATTGTGAATGCTCGTTTCGGTTATAACTGGGAAAACTTTGGTGTATTTGTAACGGCTAAAAACTTGTTTGATGATGATTATCTAGCTGCAGGAGCTGGTGGTCGTAGTTCATTTGAGTTTGGTAAAGAGCGCCAGCTTTCATTAAATCTAACTGCTGAATTCTAA
- the rpoE gene encoding RNA polymerase sigma factor RpoE: MSGQNSDQQIIERIQRGDKQAYNLLVQKYQSKVINLISRYVRNQADVADVAQEAFIKAYRALANFRGDSAFYTWLYRIAVNTAKNHLVSQGRKAPANDIDADEAEFYDGSDALKEFASPERLMLSGEIKKVIFDTLDTLPEELRMALTLRELEGMSYEDISNIMECPVGTVRSRIFRAREAVDKMLQPLLER, encoded by the coding sequence ATGAGTGGACAGAATAGTGATCAACAAATTATTGAGCGAATACAACGAGGTGATAAGCAAGCTTATAACCTGTTAGTTCAAAAGTATCAGAGCAAAGTCATTAACTTGATTTCTCGTTATGTACGAAATCAAGCGGATGTGGCTGATGTAGCGCAAGAGGCGTTTATTAAAGCTTATCGAGCTCTGGCGAACTTTCGTGGTGATAGTGCTTTTTATACTTGGTTGTATAGAATTGCGGTTAATACGGCTAAAAATCATTTGGTATCACAAGGGCGTAAAGCCCCTGCAAATGATATTGATGCTGACGAAGCTGAATTTTACGATGGCAGTGATGCGTTAAAAGAGTTTGCTTCTCCTGAACGTTTAATGTTGTCAGGGGAGATCAAAAAAGTGATTTTTGATACTCTAGATACGTTGCCAGAAGAGCTTCGTATGGCATTAACGCTAAGAGAACTTGAGGGTATGAGTTACGAGGATATCTCTAATATTATGGAGTGCCCTGTAGGAACTGTGCGTTCAAGAATTTTTAGAGCCCGTGAAGCTGTAGATAAAATGCTCCAACCTCTTTTAGAGAGATAG
- the nadB gene encoding L-aspartate oxidase, whose amino-acid sequence MTHANEHQTDVLVIGSGAAGLTVALQLAEQCKVVLVSKSKLSEGSTYYAQGGIAAVFDDDDSVEAHVKDTMIAGAGLCEESAVRHTVENSKQAIMWLIQSGVAFDKEAVTEPQGSVYHLTREGGHSHRRILHTADATGKEIQKTLQQRAYEHPNIQVLERYNAVDLISSKKLNLAGNRVLGAYIWNRDSEQVETVKARSVVLATGGCSKVYQYTSNPDVSSGDGIAMAWRAGCRVANMEFNQFHPTCLYHPDARNFLLTEALRGEGAFLLRPDGTRFMPDFDERAELAPRDIVAQAIDFEIKRLGVDCMYLDISHKPADFIIHHFPTIHKRCLQLGIDITKDRIPVVPAAHYTCGGVMVDSNGKTDVEGLYAIGEVSYTGLHGANRLASNSLLECVVYARSASTHILSQLASLSLPTSLPHWDESQVSDSDEEVIIAHNWHELRLFMWDYVGIVRTNKRLERALRRCEMLQQEIQEYYSNFRVSNNLLELRNLVQVAELIIRCAIDRKESRGLHFNADYPDKQQGSKPTVLHP is encoded by the coding sequence ATGACACACGCAAACGAACACCAAACCGATGTACTGGTTATAGGCAGTGGCGCAGCTGGACTAACCGTAGCATTACAACTTGCTGAGCAGTGTAAAGTAGTTTTAGTATCAAAATCAAAACTTTCCGAAGGTTCGACCTATTATGCTCAAGGCGGAATTGCCGCCGTTTTCGATGATGACGACTCTGTCGAAGCTCATGTTAAAGATACCATGATAGCTGGTGCTGGTCTTTGTGAAGAGTCCGCGGTTAGACATACGGTAGAAAACAGTAAGCAAGCGATCATGTGGCTTATTCAGTCAGGTGTGGCTTTCGACAAAGAGGCAGTAACTGAACCACAAGGTTCAGTATATCACCTTACACGAGAAGGCGGTCATAGCCATCGTCGCATTTTACATACGGCTGATGCGACGGGAAAAGAAATTCAAAAAACATTGCAGCAACGTGCGTATGAACACCCAAATATTCAAGTTCTTGAGCGCTATAATGCTGTTGATTTAATTTCCAGTAAAAAACTCAACCTAGCTGGCAATCGCGTTTTAGGTGCTTATATTTGGAACCGTGACAGTGAACAAGTCGAAACGGTTAAAGCACGATCAGTAGTTTTGGCTACTGGTGGCTGCTCTAAAGTCTATCAATACACTTCAAACCCTGATGTTTCTAGTGGCGACGGGATTGCAATGGCTTGGCGTGCGGGTTGTCGTGTGGCAAACATGGAATTTAATCAATTCCACCCTACCTGTTTATATCACCCTGATGCTCGCAATTTTTTGCTAACTGAAGCGTTACGAGGTGAAGGCGCTTTTTTACTTCGTCCTGATGGTACTCGTTTTATGCCAGATTTTGACGAACGTGCCGAATTAGCTCCTCGAGATATTGTTGCTCAAGCTATTGATTTTGAAATCAAACGCTTGGGTGTTGATTGCATGTATTTAGACATCAGTCACAAGCCTGCTGATTTTATCATTCATCACTTCCCTACCATTCATAAACGTTGTTTGCAGCTGGGTATTGATATAACAAAAGATAGAATACCCGTTGTTCCAGCAGCACATTACACCTGTGGCGGTGTAATGGTGGATAGCAATGGTAAAACCGATGTTGAAGGCTTATACGCAATTGGAGAAGTCTCTTATACCGGACTTCATGGCGCTAATCGTTTAGCCAGTAATTCATTACTTGAGTGCGTGGTTTATGCACGTTCCGCATCGACACATATTCTTTCGCAATTAGCTTCTTTATCTTTGCCGACTTCATTACCACATTGGGATGAAAGCCAAGTTTCAGATTCAGATGAAGAAGTTATCATCGCTCATAACTGGCACGAGTTAAGACTGTTCATGTGGGATTATGTGGGCATTGTTAGAACCAATAAACGATTAGAGCGTGCTCTTAGACGCTGTGAAATGCTGCAACAAGAAATTCAAGAATACTATTCTAATTTCCGAGTAAGTAATAACCTACTTGAGTTAAGGAACTTAGTGCAAGTGGCTGAGCTTATTATTCGATGCGCTATCGACCGAAAAGAAAGTCGAGGGTTGCATTTTAATGCGGATTACCCAGATAAGCAGCAAGGTTCAAAGCCTACTGTACTACACCCTTAA